CCGTGCGCACGGTATCCCGTCCCGTCTGGGATGAACTGCGTATCCGGGGTTTTTCCCCGGAAAAGCTGACAGTGGAGAAAGTGGCCCTGTGCGGCCAGAATGCGACGGTAAACCTGTGGGAAATAACCATTCCCTGACCTGGAGGAGTATCTATGGGCAAGACTATCCGTTTCGGTGTGTCACTGGATTCAGAATTGCTGGAAAAGTTCGACCAACATTGCGAGGAGCGCAGCTACCAGACCCGGAGCGAGGCCATCCGCGATCTCATACGCAATACCCTGGTTCAGCGCGAATGGGAGCAGGCTGAAGGCGACCTGGCCGGAACCCTGACTCTGGTTTACGACCATCACAAATCCGGTCTGTCCCAGCGACTGACCGAAATCCAGCACGATGCCCACCACGTCATCCAGTCCTCGCTGCACGTGCACCTGGATCACTACAACTGCCTTGAGGTCATCATCCTCAAGGGTGATGCCGAAACCATCAAGGAACTGGGCCAGAGGCTTATCTCCACCAAGGGTGTCAAACACGGCAATCTGGCTTTGACGACCACGGGAAAAGATCTGATCTAATCCTTCAATTCTTCTCCCGTTTTTTCCTGAAGCCCGCGTGGCGGTCAGAAAAGCTCAGGAAAGGGATGGGACGGGGGACCGGACAAAGGGACGTGAGAACCCTTTTCGCAGGGTGTTCCGCTTCATTTTTTCCGGTCGCCGGAGGCAAATAAATACATGGAAGACGTACAGAAGCATCAGGCGGCCATAGCCATGCCCATTGACAGGGTGGGCGTGAAGGGGCTGCGGCTGCCGATCATTGTCCGGGACCGCGAGTCAGGGGTGCAGCACACCGTGGCCCAGGTTTCGCTGTCGGTGGATTTGCCCGCCGAGTTCAAGGGCACGCACATGAGCCGTTTCGTGGAGGCGCTGGAACACTGGTCCGGTGATTTGGACTATGCCTCCTTCCGGACCCTGCTCGACGACGTGGTGGTTCGGCTCCAGGCCAGAAGCGCGCACGTCCGGTTCGTGTTTCCCTATTTCCTGCGCCGCAGGTCGCCTGTGTCCAAGGCGAACGGCCTCATGGACTATACCTGCCGGGTGGACGGGTACCTGAAGAACGGCAGGCTGACCTTCACCCTGGGCGCGGATGTGCCGGTGATGACGGTCTGCCCGTGCTCCAAGGCCATTTCCGAAGAGGGCGCGCATTCGCAGCGGGCCGAGGTCCGCATCCGCACTCGGTTCGACGGCTTTGTCTGGCTGGAGGATCTGATAGAGATCGGCGAACGATCCGGTTCCAGCCAGGTCTATTCCCTGCTTAAACGCGAGGACGAAAAGTTCGTCACCGAGACCTCGTTCGCCAACCCGACCTTTGTGGAGGACGTGGTCCGCGAGGCCGCCAAGGGGTTGAGTGAGCATCCCAAGATCAACTGGTACAAGGTCGAAGTGGAGAGTTTCGAGTCCATTCATAACCATTCGGCTTTTGCCATCATCGAAAGTCATCCCGATTGATCAAGGTCAAGGGCCTTGAAGGAGTCTGTCATGACACGTTTCATTCCTGCCTTCATGATTCTGGCGCTGATTCTGTCCGTTGCCGTTGCCGGTGCCGCGGAACCGGTTCCCTTCCATATCCATTTCGTGGTCGTTTCCGATACGTTGCCTGACGGCAACAGTGCCGAGGATGTGGTGGAGGAATTCGAGAAGGAAGTCCTCAAACTGGCAGGCGGCTTTACCGAGATCGGTTCGACGCGCGGCGGTGAACTGGTGAACGGGGCTGTTGAATACCAGACGAATATTTCCTTCATGATTGGTGCGGACCGCGAGATCAGCAAGGAGTTGCACGAACTGACCAGGAAGTTCTTTGGCGGCCCCGGCGCGTTCATCATGGCCTGGCCCGGAACCGTGACGTACTAGGCTGGATTTGCCTTGTTCGGCCAAAGGACGTATATTGTCTCCAGGTTGCTTCCCTAACCCCGAAAGGGGGTGAATATCCATGTCCGACACCAATTTTTCGGCTCTGACCGCCCTGAGCACCGTTCAGGAAGTCTCGGCCAACAATATCGCCAATGTGAATACCGACGGCTTCAAGGCCAGTTCGGTTGTGCTCGAGTCCGGTCCAGAAGGGCAGGGGGTGGACGTGGCCGCCATCAATCAGTCTACCACGCCCGGTGCCATGCTCAACGGAGTGGAGACCTCCAACACCGATATCGGGCACGAAATGGTGGACATGATCAAGACCGGACATGCCTTTTCCGCCAACACCGTGTTCATTCGCGCCTCCGAGGAGATGACCGGCCATCTGCTCAACATGATAGCCTAACCCTGCTGCTTGACACCTTAATCATTCATGTCTTACGGTCTACCATGGCCCGTCTGCGCGCGTTCCCATTTTTGCGGGGATGCCCTGAGCGGGCCATACTTGCGCTTAATTGAGAGGATACCATGAACAAGACCGTGAAGACCGATTATGATGTCATTATAGTGGGTGGCGGCCCGGCCGGGTTGTTTGCCGCATATTATCTGGGTGAGTATTCAGACCTGGACGTGCTGCTCATAGACAAGGGCAAGCGTTCCCTGAAACGGAACTGCCCATTGTCCGGTGACCAGGAATGCATCAAGTGCCGTCCCTGCAACATCCTGTGCGGTGTGGGTGGGGCAGGACTGTTCTCCGACGGCAAACTCAATTTCATCCACAAGCTCGGCAAGACCGACCTGACCCAGTTTGTGGGCATGTCCGAAGCACTTGCCCTCATTGATGAAACTGAAGATATTTTCAATAAATTCGGCATGGACGGGAAGGTCTTTCCCACCGATATGGAGGAGGCCAAGCAGATCCGCAAGGCCGCCCGCAAGCATGGCATAGATCTGCTGGTCATCAAGCAGAAGCATCTGGGCAGCGACAATCTGCCGGGTCATATTGCAGGCATGGCCGACTATATCCGCGACAAGGGCGTGTTCTTTCACACCTCTGAGACCGTCGTGGACGTGGTGGTCAAGGGCGGCAAGGTCACGGGCGTGGTCTCCAATCGGCACGAATACACCGCAAAGAACGTCATTCTGGCGCCGGGCAGAGTGGGGGCAGAGTGGGTCAGTCAGGTGGTCCGGAAGCACGGCATCCAGGTTTCCCAGCGCGGTATCGAGGTGGGTGTTCGAGTTGAGGTGCATAATGAGATCATGCAGGATCTCTGCTCGGTCATTTATGA
This sequence is a window from Pseudodesulfovibrio sp. S3. Protein-coding genes within it:
- a CDS encoding FAD-dependent oxidoreductase — its product is MNKTVKTDYDVIIVGGGPAGLFAAYYLGEYSDLDVLLIDKGKRSLKRNCPLSGDQECIKCRPCNILCGVGGAGLFSDGKLNFIHKLGKTDLTQFVGMSEALALIDETEDIFNKFGMDGKVFPTDMEEAKQIRKAARKHGIDLLVIKQKHLGSDNLPGHIAGMADYIRDKGVFFHTSETVVDVVVKGGKVTGVVSNRHEYTAKNVILAPGRVGAEWVSQVVRKHGIQVSQRGIEVGVRVEVHNEIMQDLCSVIYDPTFFVRTNKYDDQARTFCTNYGGFVALENYQDFVCVNGHALMNTKSDNTNFAFLSKVVLTDPVEDNQAYGESIGRLATLIGGGKPILQRFGDLRRGRRSTWDRIGNGYIEPTMKNVVPGDIAMALPERILTNLMDGLEQLNNVVPGVSNDETLLYAPEIKFFATQVDTRKHLETSIDGLFVAGDGPGVAGNIVGAAATALIPAKEILRRS
- the folE2 gene encoding GTP cyclohydrolase FolE2 — encoded protein: MEDVQKHQAAIAMPIDRVGVKGLRLPIIVRDRESGVQHTVAQVSLSVDLPAEFKGTHMSRFVEALEHWSGDLDYASFRTLLDDVVVRLQARSAHVRFVFPYFLRRRSPVSKANGLMDYTCRVDGYLKNGRLTFTLGADVPVMTVCPCSKAISEEGAHSQRAEVRIRTRFDGFVWLEDLIEIGERSGSSQVYSLLKREDEKFVTETSFANPTFVEDVVREAAKGLSEHPKINWYKVEVESFESIHNHSAFAIIESHPD
- the nikR gene encoding nickel-responsive transcriptional regulator NikR, whose translation is MGKTIRFGVSLDSELLEKFDQHCEERSYQTRSEAIRDLIRNTLVQREWEQAEGDLAGTLTLVYDHHKSGLSQRLTEIQHDAHHVIQSSLHVHLDHYNCLEVIILKGDAETIKELGQRLISTKGVKHGNLALTTTGKDLI
- a CDS encoding flagellar basal body protein produces the protein MSDTNFSALTALSTVQEVSANNIANVNTDGFKASSVVLESGPEGQGVDVAAINQSTTPGAMLNGVETSNTDIGHEMVDMIKTGHAFSANTVFIRASEEMTGHLLNMIA